A genomic segment from Aquipuribacter sp. SD81 encodes:
- a CDS encoding fasciclin domain-containing protein, with the protein MKIRIAGPAVALSAALVLAACGDDADPVDEATDAAVEATEEAAEATEEVAEETEEMTDEATAEMTEEMTEEAAADTIVDVAASNPDFSTLVTAVEAAGLVETLSGAGPFTVFAPTNEAFDALPEGVLDALLLPENQEVLTDILTYHVLDSEVTSDMITAGEVETVQGDPVTLATDGGVTVNGATVVTADVEASNGVIHAIDAVLLPEGVDPAALVE; encoded by the coding sequence ATGAAGATCCGAATCGCCGGCCCCGCGGTCGCCCTCTCGGCCGCCCTGGTCCTCGCCGCGTGCGGGGATGACGCCGACCCCGTCGACGAGGCCACGGACGCCGCGGTCGAGGCCACCGAGGAGGCCGCCGAGGCCACCGAGGAGGTGGCCGAGGAGACCGAGGAGATGACGGACGAGGCCACCGCGGAGATGACCGAGGAGATGACCGAGGAGGCCGCGGCCGACACGATCGTCGACGTCGCCGCGAGCAACCCCGACTTCAGCACGCTGGTCACCGCCGTCGAGGCGGCCGGCCTGGTCGAGACCCTCAGCGGCGCCGGCCCGTTCACCGTCTTCGCGCCGACGAACGAGGCGTTCGACGCGCTGCCCGAGGGCGTGCTCGACGCGCTGCTGCTGCCCGAGAACCAGGAGGTCCTGACCGACATCCTCACCTACCACGTCCTGGACAGTGAGGTGACGTCCGACATGATCACCGCGGGTGAGGTCGAGACCGTCCAGGGCGACCCGGTGACCCTGGCCACCGACGGTGGCGTGACCGTCAACGGCGCCACCGTGGTGACCGCGGACGTCGAGGCGTCGAACGGCGTCATCCACGCGATCGACGCCGTCCTGCTGCCTGAGGGCGTCGACCCGGCGGCCCTGGTCGAGTGA
- a CDS encoding intradiol ring-cleavage dioxygenase: MPAPTARPAHPDSPAAASYEGRPLAKPTEEVVDQGLAFDVVTLLDRRRVLGLLGLGGGALALGACGAAAGATGTTSSSPTAGTSATAASLTEIPDETAGPYPGDGSNGPDVLEESGVVRSDLTSSFGGPSGVAEGVPLTIELEVVDLAGGGVPFEDAAVYLWHCDREGRYSMYSSGVEGENYLRGVQVVDGAGLVRFTSIFPACYSGRWPHLHFEVYPDLASTTDSANAVATSQVALPEDVCDAVYATAGYESSVATRAQVSLDTDGVFGDDGGASQLGTVTGSVEDGLTVRLRVGVDTTTVPTGGGIAGGPGGPGGGPRP; the protein is encoded by the coding sequence GTGCCTGCCCCCACTGCCCGTCCTGCCCACCCCGACAGCCCGGCCGCTGCGTCGTACGAGGGCCGACCGCTCGCGAAGCCGACGGAGGAGGTCGTCGACCAGGGCCTCGCCTTCGACGTCGTCACCCTGCTCGACCGTCGCCGCGTCCTCGGGCTGCTCGGGCTCGGCGGCGGCGCGCTCGCGCTCGGTGCGTGCGGTGCCGCGGCCGGGGCCACCGGCACGACGTCGAGCAGCCCCACGGCCGGCACGAGCGCGACGGCCGCCTCGCTCACCGAGATCCCGGACGAGACGGCCGGCCCCTACCCCGGCGACGGCTCCAACGGCCCCGACGTCCTGGAGGAGAGCGGCGTCGTGCGCTCCGACCTCACGTCGAGCTTCGGGGGGCCGAGCGGCGTCGCCGAGGGCGTCCCGCTCACCATCGAGCTCGAGGTCGTCGACCTCGCCGGGGGCGGCGTGCCGTTCGAGGACGCGGCGGTCTACCTGTGGCACTGCGACCGCGAGGGGCGGTACTCGATGTACTCCAGCGGCGTCGAGGGCGAGAACTACCTGCGCGGCGTGCAGGTGGTCGACGGCGCGGGCCTCGTCCGCTTCACCAGCATCTTCCCCGCGTGCTACTCCGGGCGCTGGCCGCACCTCCACTTCGAGGTGTACCCCGACCTGGCGTCCACGACCGACTCGGCGAACGCCGTCGCGACGAGCCAGGTCGCGCTGCCGGAGGACGTGTGCGACGCCGTCTACGCGACCGCCGGCTACGAGTCGTCGGTGGCCACGCGCGCGCAGGTGAGCCTCGACACCGACGGCGTCTTCGGCGACGACGGCGGCGCGTCGCAGCTGGGGACGGTGACGGGCTCGGTGGAGGACGGTCTGACGGTCCGGCTGCGCGTCGGGGTCGACACGACGACGGTCCCCACGGGCGGTGGCATCGCAGGCGGCCCGGGCGGCCCGGGCGGTGGGCCCCGGCCCTGA
- a CDS encoding MBL fold metallo-hydrolase — MSAWQELDDGVLVRRYAELDQNIGLVLGDGGLLVVDSRSHPHHARVLAEHVREVSRLPVRWLVNTHWHWDHCFGNSVFTDAVVVGHRACRAALLTEGAERLARLRRSDALPADERHHLDEVEIVPPTVTFERSTSLWLGDREVHVSWYGRGHTDADVVVRTGDVSFAGDLVEQGAPPSFTDAFPRAWVETVRRMAGDLAPVVVPGHGAVVDPDFALAQAADIVDALDGGRPFPDDTMATLLTRARAEGRLAP, encoded by the coding sequence GTGAGCGCGTGGCAGGAGCTCGACGACGGCGTCCTCGTGCGCCGCTACGCCGAGCTCGACCAGAACATCGGCCTCGTCCTCGGCGACGGCGGGCTGCTGGTGGTCGACTCCCGCTCGCACCCTCACCACGCCCGCGTGCTCGCCGAGCACGTCCGCGAGGTGTCGCGGCTGCCGGTCCGGTGGCTCGTCAACACGCACTGGCACTGGGACCACTGCTTCGGCAACAGCGTGTTCACCGACGCCGTGGTGGTCGGGCACCGGGCCTGCCGCGCCGCGCTCCTCACCGAGGGCGCCGAGCGGCTGGCTCGTCTGCGCCGCTCCGACGCCCTGCCGGCCGACGAGCGGCACCACCTCGACGAGGTCGAGATCGTGCCGCCGACCGTCACGTTCGAGCGCTCGACGTCGCTGTGGCTCGGCGACCGCGAGGTGCACGTCTCCTGGTACGGCCGCGGCCACACCGACGCCGACGTCGTGGTGCGCACCGGCGACGTCAGCTTCGCGGGCGACCTCGTCGAGCAGGGCGCGCCGCCGTCGTTCACCGACGCGTTCCCCCGGGCGTGGGTCGAGACCGTCCGCCGGATGGCGGGCGACCTCGCCCCCGTCGTCGTGCCCGGCCACGGGGCGGTCGTCGACCCCGATTTCGCCCTCGCGCAGGCCGCCGACATCGTCGACGCCCTCGACGGCGGCCGCCCGTTCCCCGACGACACGATGGCGACCCTGCTGACGCGAGCGCGGGCGGAGGGCAGGCTGGCGCCATGA
- a CDS encoding LURP-one-related/scramblase family protein, which produces MTTPPEVPGGWIRLLVRSKLAVGRDFRVLDPDTDEQRYLVDGKLSLLGAKAEVHDAAGRVLLRLASQPLDLAKRFTITGPGGEPVAEIRGKRFSPIRERMTLTTATGATWEVAGSLLEKDYAVTAPTGPVARISQKWLALRDTYAVDVAAGTDPALVLAVLWCVDHWVEQRDR; this is translated from the coding sequence ATGACGACGCCCCCCGAGGTCCCCGGCGGCTGGATCCGGCTGCTCGTGCGCAGCAAGCTCGCGGTCGGCCGCGACTTCCGCGTGCTCGACCCCGACACCGACGAGCAGCGCTACCTCGTCGACGGCAAGCTCAGCCTGCTCGGCGCCAAGGCCGAGGTGCACGACGCCGCCGGGCGCGTGCTGCTGCGCCTGGCGAGCCAGCCGCTCGACCTCGCCAAGCGCTTCACCATCACCGGGCCGGGCGGTGAGCCGGTCGCCGAGATCCGAGGCAAGCGCTTCTCCCCGATCCGCGAGCGGATGACGCTCACCACCGCGACCGGCGCCACCTGGGAGGTGGCGGGCTCGCTGCTGGAGAAGGACTACGCCGTCACCGCCCCGACCGGACCGGTCGCCCGCATCTCCCAGAAGTGGCTCGCGCTCCGCGACACGTACGCCGTGGACGTCGCGGCCGGCACCGACCCCGCGCTCGTGCTCGCCGTCCTGTGGTGCGTGGACCACTGGGTCGAGCAGCGCGACCGCTGA
- a CDS encoding 3-keto-disaccharide hydrolase encodes MTRSHLAVGVALVLGAGALTASAPASAATCDAPDSRPTVRFLDTASRVANADAGGGCTINDLIDDESSWGGHGAFVRHVRDVVDDLVADGVVDRREAGALRSAAARSDVGRVAGYEVLFDGTAESLEGWDYAGDGGFELVDGLLRSQPGGFGTLWYAEEEYGDFSLRLQFRDDAPGGPDVRANSGVQVRFPALDGPVEGCPTTFNGAETNNLSWIAVNCGHEVQVNDSPDGDPRKTGSIYGFADLTLEEANPTPKGVWNDLEIRVVDQHYTVIRNGVVINSYENVPGVPFPDRPDDPDSSSRGLVGHVGLQAHGSAPDVVSFRDVRIRELGCTR; translated from the coding sequence GTGACTCGTTCCCACCTCGCCGTCGGTGTCGCGCTCGTGCTGGGCGCCGGCGCCCTCACCGCGTCGGCCCCCGCGTCCGCCGCGACGTGCGACGCGCCGGACAGCCGGCCGACCGTCCGCTTCCTCGACACCGCCTCCCGCGTCGCCAACGCCGACGCGGGAGGCGGGTGCACGATCAACGACCTGATCGACGACGAGTCGTCGTGGGGCGGCCACGGAGCCTTCGTCCGGCACGTCCGCGACGTCGTCGACGACCTCGTCGCCGACGGTGTCGTGGACCGCCGCGAGGCGGGCGCGCTTCGCTCGGCGGCGGCGCGCTCGGACGTCGGCCGGGTCGCCGGGTACGAGGTGCTCTTCGACGGCACCGCCGAGAGCCTCGAGGGCTGGGACTACGCCGGCGACGGCGGCTTCGAGCTCGTCGACGGGCTGCTCCGGTCGCAGCCGGGCGGCTTCGGCACCCTCTGGTACGCCGAGGAGGAGTACGGCGACTTCTCGCTGCGGCTGCAGTTCCGCGACGACGCGCCCGGCGGGCCCGACGTGCGGGCCAACAGCGGCGTGCAGGTCCGCTTCCCGGCCCTGGACGGTCCGGTCGAGGGCTGCCCGACCACGTTCAACGGGGCGGAGACCAACAACCTGTCGTGGATCGCCGTGAACTGCGGCCACGAGGTGCAGGTCAATGACTCGCCCGACGGAGACCCCCGCAAGACGGGCTCGATCTACGGCTTCGCCGACCTCACGCTCGAGGAGGCGAACCCGACGCCCAAGGGCGTGTGGAACGACCTCGAGATCCGGGTGGTCGACCAGCACTACACGGTGATCCGCAACGGGGTCGTCATCAACTCCTACGAGAACGTGCCGGGGGTGCCGTTCCCGGACCGTCCGGACGACCCCGACTCCTCCAGCCGCGGCCTCGTCGGGCACGTCGGCCTGCAGGCGCACGGCAGCGCTCCCGACGTCGTCTCGTTCCGTGACGTGCGCATCCGCGAGCTGGGCTGCACCCGCTGA
- a CDS encoding FAD/NAD(P)-binding oxidoreductase, which translates to MTPAPHDPHRTDVLVVGGGNAGISLAARLLRTGTARDVALVEPSPVHRYRPLLNYVGGGEATTADLERPMVDVVPDGVRWVRDAVDGVDLDARTVTTRRGRTLAWSRLVLCPGLDEDWAATPGLQDAYAAGWAFSTYVPAAAPLVWPALRRLREGTVLFTVPPEPAGCAPTALKPLLMACGHWQRRGVLDDLRVVLALPLRHAIGVPDADARLEEVLAGYGVEVWREATVESVDPVVRTVEVRTPTLTRRLEDLALAHAVPHYTAPGWIEASGLADGDPAGLVDIDPETLRARAHPDVWAIGDAAALRTTSSGGALRKQVDVLVHNLAAAAAGGRLRRYDGYTVAPITTSRRRLLLVETDRSGARRRRLPLLSRARPRLSAWLLDRYVLPRWYWRGILRGRV; encoded by the coding sequence ATGACCCCCGCCCCGCACGACCCGCACCGCACCGACGTGCTCGTGGTGGGCGGGGGCAACGCCGGCATCTCGCTGGCGGCCCGGCTGCTGCGCACCGGCACCGCCCGCGACGTCGCGCTCGTCGAGCCCTCCCCGGTGCACCGATACCGGCCGCTGCTCAACTACGTCGGCGGCGGGGAGGCGACGACCGCCGACCTCGAGCGGCCGATGGTCGACGTCGTACCCGACGGCGTGCGCTGGGTGCGCGATGCGGTCGACGGCGTCGACCTCGACGCCCGGACCGTCACCACGCGCCGCGGCCGCACGCTCGCCTGGTCGCGGCTCGTGCTGTGCCCGGGCCTCGACGAGGACTGGGCCGCGACCCCCGGCCTGCAGGACGCGTACGCGGCCGGGTGGGCGTTCTCCACCTACGTGCCGGCGGCGGCGCCGTTGGTGTGGCCGGCGCTGCGCCGGCTGCGTGAGGGCACGGTGCTCTTCACCGTGCCGCCCGAGCCGGCCGGGTGCGCGCCGACCGCGCTCAAGCCGCTGCTCATGGCGTGCGGGCACTGGCAGCGCCGCGGCGTGCTCGACGACCTGCGGGTCGTGCTCGCGCTGCCCCTACGGCACGCCATCGGGGTGCCGGACGCCGACGCCCGGCTCGAGGAGGTGCTCGCGGGCTACGGCGTCGAGGTGTGGCGGGAGGCGACCGTCGAGAGCGTGGACCCGGTGGTCCGCACCGTCGAGGTCCGGACGCCGACCCTCACCCGGCGGCTCGAGGACCTCGCCCTCGCCCACGCCGTGCCGCACTACACGGCGCCGGGCTGGATCGAGGCCTCCGGCCTCGCCGACGGCGATCCGGCGGGCCTCGTCGACATCGACCCCGAGACGCTGCGCGCGCGGGCCCACCCGGACGTGTGGGCGATCGGCGACGCGGCGGCCCTGCGCACCACGTCGTCCGGTGGCGCGCTGCGCAAGCAGGTCGACGTGCTCGTGCACAACCTGGCCGCGGCCGCCGCCGGCGGCCGGCTGCGCCGCTACGACGGCTACACCGTCGCCCCGATCACGACGAGCCGCCGGCGGCTGCTGCTCGTGGAGACCGACCGCAGCGGCGCCCGGCGACGGCGCCTGCCGCTGCTCAGCCGCGCGAGGCCACGCCTGTCGGCGTGGCTGCTCGACCGCTACGTGCTGCCGCGCTGGTACTGGCGGGGGATCCTGCGCGGACGGGTCTGA
- a CDS encoding anthrone oxygenase family protein encodes MVVASLVLAVGAVVACGLVAGLLLGFAVVVMPGLADLPDRDFLRAFQVVDGVIQRGSPLFGLVWAGSAVLPLAAAVMRFLADDGPSAPLLVAAAVVVLLGVHLPTVVVNVPANNRLQGVDVAGLDEPGAARARAAFEPRWNRWNRVRTVAATVTVVLLALALV; translated from the coding sequence GTGGTGGTCGCGTCCCTCGTGCTCGCTGTCGGCGCCGTGGTCGCGTGCGGCCTGGTCGCGGGCCTGCTCCTCGGTTTCGCGGTCGTCGTCATGCCGGGCCTCGCCGACCTGCCCGACCGCGACTTCCTGCGCGCCTTCCAGGTGGTCGACGGGGTCATCCAGCGCGGCTCACCGCTGTTCGGTCTCGTGTGGGCGGGCTCGGCGGTGCTGCCGCTGGCCGCCGCCGTCATGCGGTTCCTGGCCGACGACGGCCCGAGTGCGCCGCTGCTGGTCGCGGCGGCCGTCGTCGTGCTCCTCGGCGTCCACCTGCCGACGGTCGTCGTCAACGTGCCGGCGAACAACCGGCTGCAGGGCGTCGACGTTGCCGGGCTCGACGAGCCCGGTGCCGCCCGCGCCCGGGCCGCGTTCGAGCCGCGCTGGAACCGGTGGAACCGGGTGCGGACGGTGGCGGCGACGGTGACGGTCGTGCTGCTCGCCCTCGCGCTGGTGTGA
- a CDS encoding GntR family transcriptional regulator has product MSDDGPQLVVDDRDPVPPYEQLRRQLATAILDGTLPDGRRLPPIRQIARDLRLASGTVARTYRELESAGLVVTSRGGGTKVQAPRVAPDERRQLAAERAEALRGAAARYLHECRLLGADETEAARAVLDVAGAARPSGTALDRTGQGPYTS; this is encoded by the coding sequence GTGAGCGACGACGGCCCCCAGCTGGTCGTCGACGACCGCGACCCGGTGCCGCCGTACGAGCAGCTGCGCCGCCAGCTCGCGACGGCGATCCTCGACGGCACCCTGCCGGACGGCCGGCGGCTGCCGCCCATCCGCCAGATCGCCCGCGACCTGCGGCTCGCGTCGGGCACGGTGGCCCGCACCTACCGCGAGCTGGAGTCCGCCGGGCTCGTCGTCACCTCTCGCGGGGGTGGCACCAAGGTCCAGGCGCCGCGCGTCGCGCCCGACGAGCGACGACAGCTGGCCGCGGAACGGGCCGAGGCGCTGCGCGGGGCCGCGGCGCGCTACCTGCACGAGTGCCGCCTGCTCGGCGCCGACGAGACGGAGGCGGCGCGGGCCGTGCTCGACGTCGCCGGGGCCGCTCGACCGTCCGGGACGGCGTTGGACCGTACGGGGCAGGGTCCGTACACCTCCTGA
- a CDS encoding acyltransferase family protein — protein MAGGLDRDAGCDRPGSSGARRRLTRAALAVDAATPTSRDRYLDLLRLVSLVVVVLAHWALVLVVLDGTQDLARSPLAVASTWLLMVMPLFFAVGGATHARTLSRADRPPYARFVLARAERLLGPVVALLGVWAAASALASGAVALGVVGSLPAPVALAVDNVSTPLWFVGVYLLVVVLAPAMHALHRRHRVATLLALVAAVVAVDAVRFGWLAGDGVPVAGLADLVLVWLTIHQLGFVWYDRTALPAIRPDGSRPRPTGSVRVGLVLLLLGWGTAGVLAATGAYPADMQGLPGNEDVAGNNFLPPTAALLAHGVGLLGLALVLRPVLTRVLRVPVVWLTVVSGSRVLMTLFCWHLTAAYLVVGVLLLTGLALPAAGSVAWWWLLLGVEVACAAVLAGLVALARRGEDWALLGAARSTVGGRRAALVAVAAATTTAVGVYLVSQVGLDGWLDGTPEALRAAPGLSVSSTVGVVVLGLGVLGLRALAGSTSRPQPPARSVSASRSTST, from the coding sequence GTGGCCGGGGGACTGGATCGGGACGCCGGGTGCGACAGGCCGGGCAGCAGCGGTGCCCGGCGACGCCTGACCCGTGCCGCCCTCGCCGTCGACGCCGCCACCCCCACCTCGCGCGACCGCTACCTCGACCTGCTGCGGCTGGTGTCGCTCGTCGTCGTGGTGCTCGCCCACTGGGCGCTCGTGCTCGTCGTGCTGGACGGCACCCAGGACCTCGCCCGGTCCCCCCTCGCGGTGGCGAGCACGTGGCTGCTCATGGTCATGCCGCTGTTCTTCGCCGTCGGCGGCGCCACGCACGCCCGGACGCTGTCGCGCGCCGACCGCCCGCCCTACGCGCGGTTCGTGCTCGCCCGGGCGGAGCGGCTGCTCGGCCCGGTCGTCGCGCTGCTGGGGGTGTGGGCGGCCGCGAGCGCGCTCGCGAGCGGGGCGGTCGCGCTCGGCGTGGTCGGCTCGCTGCCCGCACCGGTCGCGCTCGCGGTCGACAACGTGAGCACGCCGCTGTGGTTCGTGGGGGTGTACCTGCTCGTCGTCGTCCTCGCCCCGGCGATGCACGCGCTGCACCGCCGCCACCGGGTCGCCACGCTGCTCGCGCTCGTCGCGGCGGTGGTCGCGGTCGACGCCGTCCGCTTCGGCTGGCTCGCCGGCGACGGCGTGCCCGTCGCCGGCCTCGCGGACCTCGTGCTCGTGTGGCTGACGATCCACCAGCTCGGCTTCGTCTGGTACGACCGGACCGCCCTGCCGGCGATCCGACCCGACGGGAGCCGGCCCCGCCCCACCGGCAGCGTGCGCGTGGGCCTCGTGCTCCTGCTGCTCGGCTGGGGCACCGCCGGTGTGCTCGCGGCGACCGGCGCCTACCCGGCCGACATGCAGGGCCTGCCCGGCAACGAGGACGTGGCGGGGAACAACTTCCTGCCGCCCACCGCGGCGCTGCTCGCGCACGGCGTCGGCCTGCTCGGGCTCGCGCTCGTGCTGCGCCCCGTCCTCACCCGGGTCCTGCGCGTGCCGGTGGTGTGGCTGACGGTGGTGAGCGGCTCGCGCGTGCTCATGACGCTGTTCTGCTGGCACCTGACGGCGGCCTACCTCGTGGTCGGCGTGCTGCTCCTGACCGGCCTCGCCCTCCCCGCGGCGGGGAGCGTCGCCTGGTGGTGGCTGCTGCTCGGCGTCGAGGTCGCGTGCGCGGCGGTGCTCGCCGGCCTCGTGGCCCTCGCGCGCCGCGGCGAGGACTGGGCGCTGCTCGGTGCGGCCCGCTCGACGGTCGGTGGCCGACGGGCGGCGCTCGTCGCGGTCGCCGCCGCGACGACCACCGCGGTAGGGGTGTACCTCGTGTCGCAGGTCGGCCTCGACGGCTGGCTCGACGGCACCCCCGAGGCGCTGCGCGCCGCGCCGGGCCTGAGCGTGAGCTCGACGGTCGGCGTCGTCGTGCTCGGTCTCGGCGTCCTCGGGCTGCGCGCGCTCGCCGGGTCGACCTCGCGCCCTCAGCCGCCGGCGCGGTCGGTGTCGGCGTCCCGCTCGACGTCGACCTGA
- a CDS encoding EamA family transporter: protein MSTPAAGTTVTAPRDVAPAPAVVTAASTRHAPDAPVPSPVRGALLALGSAGVNQTGAAVGAQAFAAVGPAGVVAVRQVLAGAVLLAAVRPPLHRFTWRQWWPVLLLAVVFAGMNLSLYAAVERVGLGLAVTLEFLGPLAVALLGSRSRGDLLIAAGAALGVYVLVLPGPSSDWVGVGLALTAATCWASYILLNRLIGTRLPGLHGPAAACTLSGLAFLPLLAALLADGRLVGATLGQAVAAGVLASVVPYAADATALRHLPARYFGVLTSAHPLFAALAGLVVLGQVLELHEWVGVVVVVVVNVVAVVAHARPRRPA, encoded by the coding sequence ATGAGCACACCCGCCGCCGGCACCACCGTCACGGCCCCGCGCGACGTGGCACCCGCACCGGCGGTCGTCACGGCCGCCTCGACGAGGCACGCGCCGGACGCACCCGTCCCGAGCCCGGTGCGCGGTGCGCTGCTCGCCCTCGGCAGCGCGGGCGTCAACCAGACGGGCGCGGCGGTCGGTGCGCAGGCCTTCGCCGCCGTCGGCCCGGCGGGCGTCGTCGCCGTGCGGCAGGTGCTGGCCGGGGCGGTGCTGCTCGCCGCCGTCCGTCCGCCGCTGCACCGGTTCACGTGGCGGCAGTGGTGGCCCGTCCTGCTGCTCGCGGTCGTGTTCGCCGGCATGAACCTGTCGCTGTACGCCGCGGTCGAGCGCGTCGGCCTGGGGCTCGCCGTCACCCTGGAGTTCCTCGGCCCGCTCGCGGTCGCGCTGCTCGGCTCGCGCTCGCGCGGGGACCTGCTCATCGCGGCGGGCGCGGCGCTCGGGGTCTACGTGCTCGTGCTCCCCGGCCCCTCCAGCGACTGGGTCGGCGTGGGGCTCGCCCTCACCGCGGCCACGTGCTGGGCCTCCTACATCCTGCTCAACCGGCTCATCGGGACGCGGCTTCCCGGGCTCCATGGTCCGGCCGCGGCGTGCACCCTGTCGGGGCTCGCCTTCCTCCCGCTGCTGGCCGCGCTGCTCGCCGACGGCCGGCTCGTCGGCGCGACGCTCGGGCAGGCCGTCGCGGCGGGCGTGCTCGCCTCGGTCGTGCCGTACGCGGCCGACGCGACGGCGCTGCGACACCTGCCGGCCCGCTACTTCGGGGTGCTGACGAGCGCGCACCCCCTGTTCGCGGCCCTCGCGGGGCTCGTCGTGCTCGGGCAGGTGCTCGAGCTGCACGAGTGGGTGGGCGTCGTCGTGGTCGTCGTGGTGAACGTCGTCGCGGTCGTCGCCCACGCCCGCCCGCGCCGGCCTGCGTAG
- a CDS encoding LysR family transcriptional regulator, with product MTVESLRAFVAVADEGTFTDAALALGTSQAAVSRRVAALEDRLGVRLLQRGPRGATPTATGTRLLAHARRVLDELAALERVAADAGSETRVGFAWSALGRHTTTLQRRWVAEHPGRRLVLVQAGTPSAGLLEGLVDVAVVRREVADERLRAALVGVERRLACLPSDDPLARRRVLRLADFDGRTVAVDLRTGTTTRDLWPAGGGPATTREVHGVDEWLTAVAAGEALGLTSEATAAQFPRPGVVYRPVQDAPPVPVHLVWWHDDPPSHVAELVGLVRALYAAG from the coding sequence ATGACGGTCGAGTCGCTGCGGGCGTTCGTCGCGGTGGCGGACGAGGGCACCTTCACCGACGCGGCCCTCGCGCTCGGCACGTCGCAGGCCGCGGTGTCGCGGCGGGTGGCCGCGCTCGAGGACCGGCTCGGTGTCCGCCTGCTGCAGCGCGGCCCGCGGGGGGCGACCCCCACAGCGACCGGCACACGGCTGCTCGCGCACGCCCGGCGGGTGCTCGACGAGCTCGCCGCGCTCGAGCGCGTCGCCGCCGACGCGGGCAGCGAGACCCGGGTCGGTTTCGCGTGGTCCGCGCTCGGCCGGCACACCACGACGCTGCAGCGCCGGTGGGTCGCGGAGCACCCCGGTCGTCGCCTGGTGCTCGTGCAGGCCGGCACCCCGAGCGCCGGGCTGCTCGAGGGCCTCGTCGACGTCGCGGTCGTCCGGCGGGAGGTGGCCGACGAGCGGCTGCGGGCGGCGCTCGTCGGCGTCGAACGGCGGCTGGCGTGCCTGCCGTCGGACGACCCGCTCGCCCGGCGGCGCGTGCTGCGCCTCGCCGACTTCGACGGCCGCACCGTCGCCGTCGACCTCCGCACCGGCACCACGACGCGGGACCTGTGGCCCGCGGGCGGCGGACCCGCGACCACACGGGAGGTGCACGGGGTCGACGAGTGGCTCACCGCCGTCGCCGCGGGCGAGGCGCTGGGGCTGACGTCCGAGGCGACCGCCGCGCAGTTCCCGCGGCCCGGCGTCGTGTACCGGCCCGTGCAAGACGCCCCGCCCGTGCCGGTCCACCTCGTGTGGTGGCACGACGACCCGCCCTCGCACGTCGCCGAGCTGGTCGGCCTGGTCCGCGCGCTGTACGCCGCGGGATAG
- a CDS encoding SDR family oxidoreductase has protein sequence MTRRPVDLDLPDLTGTRAVVTGASDGVGLVLARRLAAAGADLVLPVRNRDKGEAAAQRLRAAVPGTAIELRDLELSSLASVAALGEALREDGRPVHLLVNNAGVMTPPERRTSTDGHELQWATNHLGHAALVLQLLPLLRAGRARVVSQVSVAAARGRVHWEDLDWERSYDGMAAYRSSKIALGLFGLELSRRSEQEGWGVTSVLSHPGVAPTSLLDVRPELDRERAVGARRVIAALSRLGVGAGTVESAALPALLAATVDAFPGDERLFGPRGPGRTSGPPAPQPLYRPLRDTAEARRVWEVSERQTAGDTSAA, from the coding sequence ATGACCCGTCGACCCGTCGACCTCGACCTGCCCGACCTCACCGGCACCCGCGCCGTCGTCACCGGCGCCAGCGACGGCGTCGGCCTCGTCCTGGCCCGTCGGCTCGCCGCGGCCGGCGCCGACCTCGTGCTGCCCGTCCGCAACCGCGACAAGGGCGAGGCGGCCGCGCAGCGCCTCCGCGCCGCCGTGCCCGGCACCGCCATCGAGCTGCGCGACCTCGAGCTGTCGTCGCTGGCCTCCGTCGCGGCGCTCGGGGAGGCACTGCGCGAGGACGGCCGGCCCGTGCACCTGCTCGTCAACAACGCGGGCGTCATGACGCCGCCGGAGCGGCGCACCAGCACCGACGGCCACGAGCTGCAGTGGGCGACCAACCACCTCGGGCACGCCGCGCTCGTGCTGCAGCTGCTGCCGCTGCTGCGGGCCGGCCGGGCCCGCGTCGTCTCCCAGGTGAGCGTGGCCGCTGCCCGCGGGCGCGTGCACTGGGAGGACCTGGACTGGGAGCGCTCGTACGACGGCATGGCCGCGTACCGCTCGTCCAAGATCGCGCTCGGGCTCTTCGGTCTCGAGCTGAGCCGGCGCAGCGAGCAGGAGGGCTGGGGCGTCACGAGCGTGCTGTCCCACCCGGGGGTCGCGCCGACGAGCCTGCTCGACGTCCGGCCCGAGCTCGACCGCGAGCGGGCGGTGGGCGCCCGACGGGTCATCGCGGCGCTGTCGCGCCTGGGAGTCGGTGCGGGCACCGTCGAGTCGGCGGCCCTGCCCGCCCTGCTGGCGGCGACCGTCGACGCGTTCCCCGGCGACGAGCGCCTGTTCGGCCCCCGCGGCCCGGGCCGCACGAGCGGCCCGCCCGCCCCGCAGCCGCTGTACCGGCCGCTGCGCGACACCGCCGAGGCGCGCCGGGTCTGGGAGGTCTCCGAGCGCCAGACCGCCGGCGACACCAGCGCCGCCTGA